The genomic stretch TACGCCGGCCAACGCCGTCGTGTTCCTGGCCGCTGTGGGCATCCTCAATATCATTTTCCTGGGCGACTGGGGCGCCATTATCGCGGCGCGGACCGGCTCCCTGTGGCTCTTCTACATCACGACCACCTTCAGCGTGTTCATATTCCGGCGCACCCGTCCCGACGTGCCCCGGCCCTACCGCACCCTCGGGTATCCCGTCACACCCGCGATCTTCGTGCTCATCGGCGTGATCTTCTTCGTGTCCATCGTCATAAGCGACCCCGGAAATACCCTGATCGGGCTGACCATCACCTCGTTGGGCATCCCGGCGTACTGGCTGTGGATGCGGAACAGGCGAAACGAAGAGTCCGGTGATGAATCGGGTGAAGGATCGCCTGAAGGATCGCCTGAAGGCTCCGGTAACGACCGTTGATTCTGATAGTTTTGGTCCCGGCGACCTCCCGATTCATTACTCACAGTGACCACAGTTTAACCAGAATCGTAGCAACGCCGGCCAACAGGACCGCGAGTAGCGTTAAGCCCACCCTTTCAATCGTTCCCAATCTCTTGTCGATCTGTTCGATAATCCCCTCAAGCCGACTTATCCTTCCTTCGTGATTCAGATAGTCGGTCATCGATAATCCCTCCATTCACCTGAAGTGCCCTTTTTGAGATCCTCTAACGCGGCCGGTTCCCATCCGGCTATAACGGAATTTGACCTGCTAATCGAATCAGTATGATTTGGCAACCCGGATCTCGTATACCAAACACTTTCGCCATGCCAGATCGCTAATATTTACTATTTTGATCAAGATTGTGATTTTTTATGTTGACACCCCATTTCGAGCCCGGTATACTGGGACTTCGTTCTCAACGAATCCGTGGCCAGACGTACCTGGCAGACACATCTGGAAGACACATCTGCAAGACGCACCAGAAATGGGAAGATAAATGGCAAAAGCGGTCCGAAGACCTCGGCGCGAACAACCGGAACCCACCTGGGACCTGGTCCGGAAGCGCAACTACGTGGAGCGGCTCAAGCACGAGAAGGCGCCCATGGAGGTCATCAACGACCTGCCGGAACTGATCGACCAGGGCTACGAGGAGATATCGGAGGAGGACGTGGTGCGCCTGCAGTGGTACGGGCTGTATCACGACAAGCCCAAGGTGGGCCACTTCATGATGCGGGTCAAGCTGCCGGGCGGACAGTTGACGCCACACAAGCTGCGCACCATCGGCCGGGTGTCCCAGGATTTCGGCGGCGACTACGGCGAGCTGACCACGCGCCAGAACATCCAACTCCACGGCATGAAGCTGAACGACCTGCCCCGGATCTTCGAAACGCTGAACGGCGCGGGGCTGTCCACGAGCGGAGGATGCGGCGACACCGTGCGGAACATCACGGGCTGCCCCGTGGCTGGACTGGCCGCCGACGAACTTTTCAATGCCCGTCCGGTCATCGAGGCAGTCGCCGATTTCTTCTACGGGAACCCAGATTACTGCGACCTCCCTCGCAAGCACAAGATCACCATCTCATGCTGCCCCCACCAGTGCAACGCGCCCGAGATCAACTGCATCAGCCTGATTGGGATCATGCAGGCGGGCAACCCCGGATTCGCCGTACGCATCGGCGGCGGGCTGTCCACCTGGCCGCGGCTGTCGAGCGACCTGGGCGTCTTCGTGCCCGTGGACGACGTGATCCCGGTACTGCGCGCCATCATCGACGTGTGGAAGGAAGACCTCAAGTACCGCATGTCCCGCGTGAAGGCCCGGCTGAAGTTCATGGTCGCCGACCTGGGCGTCGAAGCCTACCGCGAGCGCGTGGAAACCCGGCTGGGATACCGGCTGGACGATGGCGAGGCACCCGCGCCGCCCGAGGTGGAGCACGACCACACGGGCATACACGAACAGGTGCAGGAAGGACTGTACTACGCCGGTTTTCCCGTGTTCCTGGGACTGTGCACCGGCACGCAGATGATCCAGCTGGCCGACCTGGCCGACGAATACGGGGGCGAATTCCGGCTGACCCGCCGCCAGAACGTCATCCTCACGGACATTCCCGGAGACAAGCTCGTATCGGTCACCACTGCGGTGGCCGGTATCGGCTTTCCCATGGAGGTCAACGACCTGCGCGGTACCAGCATCGCGTGCACGGGCGAGCCCTTCTGCAACTACTCGGTCGGGGAGACCAAGACCAAGATGGCGGAAATCGTGGAACACATGGAGCGGGTCTTCGGCGACCGGGCGAAGGGCCTGCGGCTGAACCTGGACGGCTGTCCCCACGCCTGCGCTCACCACTGGATCGGCGATATCGGGTTTCAGGCCACGACGCTCCGCGAGCGGGGCGAGGGCGGCGAGCGGCTGCGGGGATACGACCTGTTCCTCCGCGGCGGACTGAGCGGACAGGCCGCCATCGGCCAGCCCGTGCTCCGACGCGTGCCCGCGGAGTTCGTTCATCTCTATACCGAACGGCTGTTCGGCGCTTACCTGGATCAGAAAACGGACGACGAGACCATACAGAAGTTCTTTCACCGCCACAGCGACGACGAGTTGACCGCGATTGCCACCGGAATCGAAGTCGCCGCGACTGTCACAGGAGAGGAATGAGCACCATGGACCGCCCGGAACACCTGGACCACCCGGAACACCCCGACCACCCGGCCCACCTGGAGCGCCCGGACCACCCCGGCCGCGACTTCCTGGATGAGTTTGAAGCCGGTCAATTGGCCATCGAGTTCGACGGGGAATCCCCTGAAGCCGTGATCGAATGGGCCCTGGACCGCTGGGGCCGGCGCGCCGGACTGTGTACGAGCTTCCAGGCGGAGGGGATGGTCCTGCTGGACATGGCCTGGCAGATCGATCCGAACATCCACGTGTTCACGGTGGACACGGGACGGCTGCACCAGGAGACTTACGACTTCATCGACCGGGTCCGGGACCATTACGAAATCGACATCCAGGTGTATTTCCCCGACCTGCTCCAGGTGGAGAACATGGTGGGCGCCCACGGCGTGAACCTGTTCTACAAGTCCGTGGAATCGCGCTTCAAATGCTGCAACGTGCGCAAGGTCGAGCCGATCCGGCGCGCACTCGAGGGCCTGGACGGGTGGTTCACCGGGCTGCGGCGCGACCAGTGGGCCAGCCGGGCGAACATCCGCAAAATCGAGATCGACCACGACCACGGCGGACTGGCGAAGATCAGCCCCCTGGCGGACTGGACCGAGGAAGAGGTCTGGGACTACATCGAGCTTTATGACATCCCGAAGCATCCCCTCTACGAACAGGGCTATACCAGCATCGGCTGCATGCCGTGCACGCGGGTCACGAAGCCCGGCGAAGACTCGCGCGCGGGGCGTTGGTGGTGGGAGAAGAACGCGCCCAAGGAATGCGGCATGCACTGCCCGGTGGAGACCGGCGGCTTCGAGCACGAGATGGAAGCGCTGGTGGCGGAGGAGGTGGAAAAATGAGTGGTGCGGCCATCCTCTACCTGCGGTTGTTGCGCAGGATCGTCCGTGAATCCGCCTGGCGGCTCGGCGGGGCCGAGGAATCCTTCCTGGCCGCGGGGTTTTCCGCAAACGACACCTTGTTGTCACCGCGACCCGTGGAACGGGATAGACGGTGCACACCGCCCGCGGTACGCGAAAGACGGCGCACGCAGCCCGTGGTGTGCGGCGGAGCGGTCGAAAGGGACAACCGTGCCGGGTCGTGACGGCGGCGTCCCGAGGCTTGACGAACAGGACCGGGAACTGCTGCTGGAAGAGCTGGACGGATTCACCGCGTCCCTGCCGGACGAGGATGCCAGGATCCCCTACCTCGCCCTGCGGCGGGACATCGAAACGGGACAGGTTTCCCCGGAAAACGTCCCCAGCCTCGAGAACGTTCTCGAACTCACCCTGCAGTCCGGCCGCGTGCGACGACGCCAGAGCGCCGTGGCCGAGAAGCGGCTCCTACGGCTGTTCAACGGCACCCCCAGGGGAGCGGCCGTCAAGCAGGCCGTCGCGGAGACCAACGAAGCCCTGGCCGCCCTCAAGGGCCAGGTCATCGACACCGTTTCCTTCGCCCCGGGTACGCCGGGCGCCTACCGGCTCCTCATCGACACGGAAGCGTGCCGGGTCGACCTCGAGATCACCCGCCGGGGCGTGTCGGTCAAGAACGTCGAGATCGGTATCTGAAAAACGTTGGCGCGACCCGCCCCGGCCGTATATTAGCCTTCAGGCAGGCGATCGATCCTCTCCTCCATGCATCATTTCTCCGGAACGGATGCCCATGGGCTACCCGCGCATCGATGGCCGCAGGGTGCAGGTTGAATCGCTGGCGGACCGGGAAAGCAAGCATCATATCGACGACATTCGCGTCGATCCCGATGG from Gemmatimonadota bacterium encodes the following:
- a CDS encoding nitrite/sulfite reductase, whose product is MAKAVRRPRREQPEPTWDLVRKRNYVERLKHEKAPMEVINDLPELIDQGYEEISEEDVVRLQWYGLYHDKPKVGHFMMRVKLPGGQLTPHKLRTIGRVSQDFGGDYGELTTRQNIQLHGMKLNDLPRIFETLNGAGLSTSGGCGDTVRNITGCPVAGLAADELFNARPVIEAVADFFYGNPDYCDLPRKHKITISCCPHQCNAPEINCISLIGIMQAGNPGFAVRIGGGLSTWPRLSSDLGVFVPVDDVIPVLRAIIDVWKEDLKYRMSRVKARLKFMVADLGVEAYRERVETRLGYRLDDGEAPAPPEVEHDHTGIHEQVQEGLYYAGFPVFLGLCTGTQMIQLADLADEYGGEFRLTRRQNVILTDIPGDKLVSVTTAVAGIGFPMEVNDLRGTSIACTGEPFCNYSVGETKTKMAEIVEHMERVFGDRAKGLRLNLDGCPHACAHHWIGDIGFQATTLRERGEGGERLRGYDLFLRGGLSGQAAIGQPVLRRVPAEFVHLYTERLFGAYLDQKTDDETIQKFFHRHSDDELTAIATGIEVAATVTGEE
- a CDS encoding phosphoadenylyl-sulfate reductase, with protein sequence MSTMDRPEHLDHPEHPDHPAHLERPDHPGRDFLDEFEAGQLAIEFDGESPEAVIEWALDRWGRRAGLCTSFQAEGMVLLDMAWQIDPNIHVFTVDTGRLHQETYDFIDRVRDHYEIDIQVYFPDLLQVENMVGAHGVNLFYKSVESRFKCCNVRKVEPIRRALEGLDGWFTGLRRDQWASRANIRKIEIDHDHGGLAKISPLADWTEEEVWDYIELYDIPKHPLYEQGYTSIGCMPCTRVTKPGEDSRAGRWWWEKNAPKECGMHCPVETGGFEHEMEALVAEEVEK